In Haladaptatus cibarius D43, the sequence ATAAGCAGATGGTTCGACTATCCGTGTCTCCAAACGTCACCTAATAAATCTGATTTTAAATCATAAAACAATTCACCCTATTTTCTTCGACAGTTCGCGACACCAGTGGCTCCGGTTTCAGTTCCGAAAGAATCGTTAGTCTCGTGTACCCCTACCCGAGACAATTAACCGATTTGCCGGTTACGGTAAAAGCTTTCTGCAAACAGTTGGAGCCACAATACGTTTCGTTAATTCAGCCGATTTCGGCGACGAACACGTTTAAAACCGTGTTTAAGACGATATTTCAGCAGCAATAAATGATATTCAGTTTTCATTACTGTGAAGTACTGTCGTTCAAACTGCGGTGGAGCACCGAAGAAGAAACCCGAATCGACAATCCTGTCATTCGAAGTGACCACTGACTGCAAAACCCAGCAATTCAATCGCGTAGAACAACGTTTTTCGTGCGCCCCCGCGCCTTTCCGGATATGAAGGTAGCAGTACTCGGTGCAGGGACGATGGGGCACGGAATCGCACAGGTCACCGCCATGGCGGGCCACGACGTGATTTTGCGCGATATCGAGCAGGACTTCGTGGACAACGGAATCGAGAGCATTTCCGCAAATCTCCAAGGTGGCGTCGAACGCGACAAAGTGACCGCCGACGAAAAGGAAGTCACCCTCGACAGAATCTCGGGAACTACCGACCTCGAAACCGCGGTCGGCGACGCGGACATGGTCATCGAAGCGGTGCCGGAAGAGATGGACATCAAGCGAAAGACGTTCTCGGACGTGGAGGCGCTCGTCTCCGACGACACGATTATCGGGTCGAACACGTCGTCGCTCTCGCTGACCGAAATCGCCAGCGCGCTTGACAATCCAAGCCGGGCAGTCGGACTTCACTTTTTCAATCCGGTTCACATCATGAAGCTCGTGGAAATCGTCGTTCCGGAGCAAGCAGACCGCGAGACGGTCGAATTCGCCGACGAGTTCGTTTCCGACATCGACAAAGTCGGCGTCGAAGTCCGTGACTCGCCTGGCTTCGCCTCCTCGCGCCTCGGCGTCTCCTTGGGCGTCGAAGCGATTCGAATGGTACAGGAGGATGTCGCCAGTCCCCGAGATATCGACACCGCGATGGAACTCGGCTACAATCACCCGATGGGACCAATCGAACTCGGCGACGTGGTCGGATTGGACGTCCGGTTGGACATTCTGGAACATCTCCGCGAGGAACTCGGCGAGCGATTCCGGCCGCCACAGATTCTCCGCCAGAAAGTTCGCGCCGGAAAACTCGGCAAGAAGACCGGCGAAGGGTTCTACGTGTGGGAGGATGGGGAAATCGTGGGTGTGTCGGGTGAATACGACGAAAATGAAGGTGATGACGAATGAGCGACGAAAGCACCGACGATTCCGATACGCCCGGCAGTCCCGAGCAGGTCGCAAACGAATGCGAGACGGTCAATGCGACTGTTGAGGAGTACGTTGCGACGGTTACGCTGACCCGACCGGATGCGCGAAACGCGCTGAACGCGCAACTGCGGGCCGAACTGAAAGACCTTCTCGACGCCGTGGAAGCAGACCCGGACGTTCGCGTCGTCGTCCTCACGGGTGCGAACGAGGCGAAAGCCTTCGTCGCCGGGGCGGACGTGAAGGAACTGCGTCAGCGCGACGCGATGGAACAGCGCGAAGCGAGCAAACGTCCGCGAGTGTACGAGTACGTGGACGACTTGGAAAAACCGGTCATCGGTGCGCTCAACGGCCACGCGCTCGGAGGGGGATGCGAACTCGCCCAAGCGTGCGACGTGCGCATCGCGCACGAGCGAGCGAAACTCGGTCAACCGGAAATCAACCTCGGCATCATGCCCGGTGGTGGCGGTACCCAGCGACTCACTCGACTGGTCGGCGAGGGACAGG encodes:
- a CDS encoding 3-hydroxyacyl-CoA dehydrogenase family protein — its product is MKVAVLGAGTMGHGIAQVTAMAGHDVILRDIEQDFVDNGIESISANLQGGVERDKVTADEKEVTLDRISGTTDLETAVGDADMVIEAVPEEMDIKRKTFSDVEALVSDDTIIGSNTSSLSLTEIASALDNPSRAVGLHFFNPVHIMKLVEIVVPEQADRETVEFADEFVSDIDKVGVEVRDSPGFASSRLGVSLGVEAIRMVQEDVASPRDIDTAMELGYNHPMGPIELGDVVGLDVRLDILEHLREELGERFRPPQILRQKVRAGKLGKKTGEGFYVWEDGEIVGVSGEYDENEGDDE
- a CDS encoding enoyl-CoA hydratase/isomerase family protein, with translation MSDESTDDSDTPGSPEQVANECETVNATVEEYVATVTLTRPDARNALNAQLRAELKDLLDAVEADPDVRVVVLTGANEAKAFVAGADVKELRQRDAMEQREASKRPRVYEYVDDLEKPVIGALNGHALGGGCELAQACDVRIAHERAKLGQPEINLGIMPGGGGTQRLTRLVGEGQAMRLVLSGEIIDAEEAHDIGLVDEVCSDDEFEDRVYELAGRMAEKSPKALELAKKAVKASSRMELEAGIEYEAELFALLFASEDKNEGIDAFLEDRDPEWEDR